The genomic DNA GACTGTCTTGTCATAGTAAAGCTGCCACATGCCGTCAAGACGCTTGAAAGGGGTTTCTTCACAGCGGCATCCGCAGAGGAATACTACGAGAAGTCGGAGCTTCTTCTCCGCCAGGGGGTCATAGACAGCGATGGCCTCGAGCTCGCCAGGATCGAGAGGTACATAATAGGCCCGGTGTTCAACCTGGACTTCTTCTACTCGCCTCTCAGGGATCGCATCGAGCTTCTCGGGATCGACTGGAGGTTTGAGACGAGCCTTGATGGGCATGTGAGGCTTCCGGCACCACAGCAGCTCAGGCTGAACGAGAAGCAGATAAACCCTGAGTACACAGTCTGCGGCCACAACTCCGCGACGCTGAGAGAGTCTTTGCTGGAGAAGGCTTTTGATCTCGCTGAGAAATATGTTGCAGCGACGAAGGAATACTATCCTCCTGGAATAATCGGCCCGTTCTGTCTCCAGACCTGCGTTGACAAGGACCTGAACTTCTACATCTACGATGTGGCGCCCCGCATAGGCGGAGGAACAAACATACACATGGCCGTGGGGCATCCGTATGGAAACGCGCTCTGGCGGACGAACATGTCTACTGGAAGGAGACTGGCTAAAGAGGTGAGGCTTGCGATAGAGAGTGATTCACTCAGGAAGATAGTGACCTGATTCGATCCATGAAATCCTTGATGTCTAGTCGAAGCGCAGGGAACACGCCAATCGGGGACGAGTTGCAGGTGAATACCATGCCCGGATCCGGAGAGCATTCGCGGAAGCTCAGACGCACACTGGATAAGCTCGCAAAGGAGGGGGAGAACGTCCAGCTCGTGTACCCGGCGCTGCTGGAGCGGCACTGCGACAGGAACACGCTGGCCCTGGCGAGGCTCGGCGGCGATGTGAGGATATCGAGCTGGGTGATCGTCACAGATAAAAACCTGCACTTTGTGAGAGCCGGCATACTCTGGGACAGCGTGCAGAGCATACCGCTCGATCGCATAACCGATATCGAATACGTCGACGAGTTTCACACCAATACCATCAAGATCCGGGTCGGGGAGCTCTCAGAGAACCTGGTATTTTACGATGAGCTCGAGGGGATACGCTTCTATCAGTACATGAAGTTCAAGAGATGGAAGGATACGTCTACGTCGTTTCACACTGTCTCCTGAACCCGCTCGTCAGGGTCAGGGGGCTCAGGCAGCCCGAGCTCTGTCACAGAGGCCCATTCATACAGCTTCCCTGCCCTGAGGTGATCTACATGGGTCTGGATAGGTGGGCTGTGACGAGGAACCAGCTTG from Methanothrix thermoacetophila PT includes the following:
- a CDS encoding formate--phosphoribosylaminoimidazolecarboxamide ligase family protein, whose amino-acid sequence is MIDRSRIYEILDGYEMDDVRIGMIASHSALDVADGAVEEGFRTLAVCQEGRERTYVKYFRAERAPDGRIITGMIDEVVVLKRFKDILDQQDMLLRKNVLFVPNRSFTSYCGIDSVEDEFEVPLVGSRNLLRSEERGDKMDYYWLLEKAGLPYPEQIEPDEIDCLVIVKLPHAVKTLERGFFTAASAEEYYEKSELLLRQGVIDSDGLELARIERYIIGPVFNLDFFYSPLRDRIELLGIDWRFETSLDGHVRLPAPQQLRLNEKQINPEYTVCGHNSATLRESLLEKAFDLAEKYVAATKEYYPPGIIGPFCLQTCVDKDLNFYIYDVAPRIGGGTNIHMAVGHPYGNALWRTNMSTGRRLAKEVRLAIESDSLRKIVT